One Alkaliphilus sp. B6464 genomic window carries:
- a CDS encoding Wadjet anti-phage system protein JetA family protein, with protein sequence MKLFEIIPDKFLSILASKDKEVYSDCLFILFNQYRGNTSFGIDREIVVHVFTDYFEELGEVDLFEDEDASIKSSRDEANFIIRKLKDCGWIDIETTTSYREIINLTDYTISILGTLEKIVKNESLEYQGYVYTIYSILFGSENNQYNVILYQVFENTMKLMNGLKTLNSNIKKYIGKITEQKTSEEIMKHHFQDYAQDVIDKGYHRLKTSDNVSKFRPKILERLEEIKRDKDYLQRASQQEVDIERADNLDVAKEKIMGQLNEIIYVFENMDEIISEIDRKNTQYIRASLTRVKYLLNSSNDIEGQINEILKYTVEKIEENEVDLRIDTLEEINSIFGFYPQRFIDHKSLYIATEGKKSFEPQKLNEDDTISEEERERRIKEIQEKKKILSRGNKMSIIERYNYLNSKQKDEFARITNKLLYTGFLTKKKEDNKKDYYFVENHKDIFINYFKISGWELEIDDAYGVIHLVNQYDQNRHHFKLYESIILLILRLLYYEKMQELSLAENVIVNMDDIHRKFLALKLRDKPIDKITLRSAISLFKKFNLIDLIDSDINLGDSRMIIYPTILLAVRVEDIRKVYEKLDTYRSGEVVDDEEANEDEND encoded by the coding sequence TTGAAACTATTTGAAATTATACCAGATAAGTTTCTTAGTATTTTAGCATCTAAAGATAAAGAAGTATATAGCGATTGTTTGTTTATACTATTTAACCAATATAGAGGAAATACATCCTTTGGTATAGATAGAGAAATTGTAGTACATGTTTTTACAGACTACTTTGAGGAACTAGGAGAAGTAGATTTATTTGAAGATGAGGATGCTAGCATTAAATCATCTCGTGACGAGGCTAATTTTATTATTAGAAAACTGAAGGATTGTGGTTGGATTGACATTGAAACCACAACTAGTTATAGGGAAATTATTAACCTTACAGACTATACTATAAGCATTCTTGGGACCTTGGAAAAGATAGTTAAAAACGAAAGCTTAGAGTACCAAGGATATGTCTATACAATTTACTCTATTTTGTTTGGAAGTGAAAATAATCAGTATAATGTAATACTATATCAAGTCTTTGAAAATACAATGAAGCTGATGAATGGTCTTAAAACTCTAAACTCCAATATTAAAAAATATATCGGAAAAATAACAGAACAAAAAACGTCAGAAGAGATTATGAAGCATCACTTTCAAGACTATGCACAGGATGTAATTGACAAAGGATATCATAGATTAAAGACTTCAGATAATGTTAGTAAATTTAGACCTAAGATTCTTGAAAGACTTGAGGAGATTAAAAGAGATAAAGATTACCTTCAAAGGGCCAGTCAGCAGGAAGTAGATATAGAAAGAGCAGATAACTTAGATGTTGCAAAGGAAAAAATTATGGGTCAATTAAATGAAATAATCTATGTATTTGAAAACATGGATGAGATTATTAGTGAAATTGATAGAAAGAATACCCAATACATTAGGGCTTCTTTAACTAGAGTGAAGTATCTACTTAATAGCTCAAATGATATTGAAGGCCAAATTAATGAAATACTTAAATATACAGTAGAGAAAATTGAAGAAAATGAAGTTGACTTAAGAATAGATACATTAGAGGAGATTAATAGTATATTTGGATTTTATCCTCAGAGATTTATAGATCATAAATCCTTATATATAGCAACTGAGGGTAAGAAAAGCTTTGAACCACAAAAACTTAATGAAGATGATACAATTTCAGAAGAAGAAAGAGAAAGACGCATTAAGGAAATTCAAGAAAAGAAGAAAATCCTAAGTAGAGGAAATAAGATGAGTATAATAGAGCGTTATAATTATCTAAATAGTAAGCAAAAAGATGAATTTGCAAGAATTACAAACAAACTATTATATACTGGTTTTTTAACTAAGAAGAAAGAAGATAATAAGAAGGATTATTATTTCGTTGAAAATCACAAGGATATATTTATAAATTATTTCAAAATATCAGGCTGGGAGTTAGAAATAGACGATGCATATGGGGTTATTCATCTTGTTAACCAATATGATCAAAATCGTCATCATTTTAAGCTTTATGAAAGCATTATTTTATTGATATTAAGACTTTTATATTATGAAAAAATGCAGGAGTTATCTTTAGCTGAAAATGTAATTGTAAATATGGATGATATACATCGAAAATTTTTAGCTCTTAAGCTTAGGGATAAGCCAATAGATAAAATAACTTTAAGAAGCGCCATAAGCTTATTTAAGAAATTCAACTTAATCGATTTAATTGATTCAGATATTAATTTAGGAGATTCTAGAATGATTATTTACCCTACTATTTTATTAGCTGTTAGAGTAGAAGATATTCGAAAGGTATATGAGAAGTTAGATACATATAGAAGTGGGGAGGTGGTAGATGATGAAGAAGCTAACGAAGATGAAAATGATTAA
- a CDS encoding DUF2383 domain-containing protein — protein sequence MNNNSETIDSLNRLLQGEYMAVESFNNFISKVEDENAKNSLKEVQKQHRENINTLASYIQDIGGQPHENLGMKGKVAEIKVNMDLGLKYDTNDVIEKAIEGETQGVNMAEKVLRGNLDDKSRNIAGKILQNDRRSIETLKGLIK from the coding sequence ATGAATAATAACTCAGAGACAATAGATTCACTTAATCGGCTTTTACAAGGAGAGTATATGGCGGTTGAAAGTTTTAATAATTTTATATCAAAGGTAGAAGATGAGAATGCAAAGAACTCTTTAAAGGAAGTTCAGAAACAACATAGAGAAAATATTAATACATTGGCATCTTATATTCAAGATATAGGTGGACAACCACACGAAAATCTTGGTATGAAGGGAAAAGTGGCTGAAATTAAGGTTAATATGGACCTAGGTTTGAAGTATGATACTAATGACGTTATTGAAAAAGCTATAGAAGGCGAAACCCAAGGAGTAAATATGGCTGAAAAGGTTTTAAGAGGTAATTTAGATGATAAATCAAGAAACATTGCAGGTAAAATACTACAAAATGACAGGAGATCTATTGAAACACTAAAAGGTTTGATTAAATAA
- the abc-f gene encoding ribosomal protection-like ABC-F family protein has product MIEVSLNGVQKYYGANQVLNDITFQILKGDRAGIVGRNGTGKTTVFKIISDIEKCDSGTFSIRKDAKVGCLEQIPNYPSEYKVIDVLNIAFQNELNIQSSIRKLEEKMSSVKGEELNAIMKRYGELQDSFERQGGYDIDEKLSKICDGLGIDEKFKNMYFKDLSGGEKTSVLLGKVLLEEPDILLLDEPTNHLDMDSTEWLESFLLEYKGTVIIISHDRYFLDRVSNKIIEIERGKSSTYLGNYSAYMEEKQEIYLEELKHYENQQKKIKSMEESIKRLKDWANRGDNAKLYKKAFSMEKRIEKMDKVDRPIVDNNKMKLDLTSQGRSGQDVISIEGLYKKIDEKILFEDLSLHLKYEEKVALIGANGSGKSTLIKTILGESPLDKGKITVGSNVKIGYLQQEVYFNDEEKTIIEAFKEKHVCTEGEARGILARFLFYSEDVFKKVKNLSGGERSRLRLCQLMHEDINTLILDEPTNHLDIMGREMLEEALLEFQGTMIFISHDRYFINRLASKVLELSNKSLIIYLGDYDYYKEKKLIKKQDDLLKSKTKEKDKKPDNRYKGSTKNASEKSNEKKLKVVEEEINRYENLISEKEEEINLNGADFNKLNDLYNEKSSLENHLNQLLDEWICLSTIQR; this is encoded by the coding sequence ATGATTGAAGTATCTTTGAATGGTGTTCAAAAATATTATGGAGCAAATCAAGTGTTAAATGACATAACTTTTCAGATTCTAAAGGGGGATCGAGCTGGAATAGTTGGTAGAAATGGAACTGGAAAAACTACTGTATTTAAAATCATCTCAGATATAGAAAAATGTGATAGTGGAACCTTTTCTATTAGAAAGGATGCTAAGGTAGGGTGCTTAGAGCAGATTCCTAATTATCCTAGTGAATATAAAGTTATAGATGTATTAAATATAGCATTTCAAAATGAATTAAATATTCAATCCTCAATAAGAAAGCTAGAAGAAAAAATGTCTTCTGTAAAAGGAGAAGAGTTAAATGCCATAATGAAAAGGTATGGAGAGCTTCAGGATTCCTTTGAAAGACAAGGTGGATATGATATCGATGAAAAACTAAGTAAGATATGTGATGGTCTAGGAATAGATGAAAAATTTAAAAATATGTACTTTAAGGATTTAAGTGGTGGGGAAAAAACCTCCGTACTTTTAGGGAAGGTTTTACTTGAAGAACCAGATATTTTGCTTTTAGATGAGCCTACGAACCATCTGGATATGGATTCCACTGAATGGCTAGAATCCTTTTTATTGGAGTATAAAGGCACTGTGATTATTATATCTCATGATAGATATTTTTTAGATAGAGTATCTAACAAGATAATAGAGATAGAAAGGGGAAAATCTAGTACCTATTTAGGAAACTATTCAGCCTATATGGAAGAAAAACAAGAAATATATTTAGAAGAACTGAAGCATTATGAAAATCAACAAAAGAAAATAAAATCAATGGAGGAATCCATAAAAAGGCTAAAGGATTGGGCGAATAGAGGGGATAATGCAAAGCTTTATAAAAAAGCATTTAGTATGGAGAAAAGAATAGAAAAAATGGATAAAGTAGATAGACCTATAGTTGATAATAATAAAATGAAATTAGACCTTACTAGCCAAGGAAGATCAGGTCAAGACGTTATATCTATTGAAGGATTATATAAAAAAATAGATGAAAAAATTTTATTTGAAGATTTAAGCTTACATCTTAAATATGAAGAAAAGGTAGCTTTAATAGGAGCCAACGGAAGTGGCAAATCAACCTTAATAAAAACAATATTAGGTGAAAGTCCTTTAGATAAAGGAAAAATTACAGTTGGATCTAATGTAAAAATAGGATATCTGCAGCAGGAAGTATATTTTAATGATGAAGAAAAGACTATTATAGAAGCCTTTAAAGAAAAACATGTATGTACAGAAGGAGAAGCTAGGGGAATATTAGCTAGGTTTTTATTTTACAGTGAAGATGTTTTTAAGAAGGTTAAGAATCTATCCGGTGGTGAAAGAAGTAGGCTCCGCCTTTGTCAGTTAATGCACGAGGATATTAATACCTTAATATTAGATGAGCCAACTAATCATTTAGATATTATGGGACGTGAGATGCTTGAGGAAGCACTGTTGGAGTTCCAAGGAACAATGATTTTTATATCTCATGATAGATATTTTATTAATAGACTAGCAAGTAAAGTTTTAGAACTTTCCAATAAAAGTTTAATAATATATTTAGGAGACTATGATTATTATAAAGAGAAAAAACTAATAAAAAAGCAAGATGATTTATTAAAGTCCAAAACTAAGGAGAAAGATAAGAAACCAGATAATAGGTATAAAGGAAGTACTAAAAATGCATCTGAAAAGTCAAATGAAAAAAAGCTAAAAGTAGTAGAGGAAGAAATTAATAGATATGAAAATTTAATTTCTGAAAAGGAAGAAGAAATAAATTTAAATGGAGCGGACTTTAATAAATTAAACGATTTATATAATGAAAAAAGCAGCCTTGAAAATCATTTAAATCAGCTTCTAGATGAATGGATTTGTTTATCCACTATACAAAGATAA
- a CDS encoding M48 family metallopeptidase: MRIEIDGNEIECDVQYGKRKKLLIQIDSIGLITVKAPKNTSEEIIKNAIINNWKQIKERLDEIIKLKEKPMVKSYGGQGKFMYLGKEYFLHELIGTSELSEDELKTKLKKFYILSCKKIIDQRIKIYQEQLKVKPKVIEIVESKNHWGSCNSNKKITFNYRLAMAPVEVIDYVVVHELCHILHMNHDRSFWRRVGSILPDYKERQKYLERYGYDMTL; this comes from the coding sequence ATGAGAATTGAAATTGATGGTAATGAGATAGAATGTGATGTTCAATATGGAAAACGTAAGAAATTATTAATTCAAATAGATTCAATAGGACTTATAACAGTTAAGGCACCTAAAAATACAAGTGAGGAAATAATAAAAAATGCTATTATAAATAATTGGAAACAGATAAAAGAAAGATTAGATGAGATTATAAAACTTAAAGAAAAGCCTATGGTAAAGTCCTATGGTGGTCAAGGAAAATTTATGTATCTAGGAAAAGAATACTTTCTTCACGAACTAATAGGTACTAGTGAATTATCGGAAGATGAGTTAAAAACTAAACTAAAGAAATTCTATATATTAAGCTGCAAAAAAATTATAGACCAGAGAATAAAGATATATCAAGAGCAGTTAAAAGTAAAACCAAAAGTTATTGAAATAGTAGAATCTAAAAATCATTGGGGAAGCTGCAATTCAAACAAAAAAATAACCTTTAACTATAGATTAGCAATGGCTCCAGTTGAAGTTATAGATTATGTAGTAGTGCATGAATTATGCCATATTCTACATATGAATCATGATAGATCATTTTGGAGACGTGTTGGAAGTATACTTCCAGATTATAAGGAAAGACAAAAGTACTTAGAAAGATATGGATATGATATGACACTTTAA
- a CDS encoding DUF5320 domain-containing protein gives MSDFSNINPDTLVLIVSFLSVLLSQNLSTDELNVLGNVFTQIGASLLTKAAQQTSLESKEELKNQIADMEQQLKKLKRQLC, from the coding sequence ATGTCAGATTTTTCAAATATAAATCCAGATACATTAGTACTTATAGTTTCTTTCCTTTCTGTTTTATTGTCACAAAATTTGAGCACTGATGAACTTAATGTACTAGGAAATGTTTTTACACAAATTGGAGCTAGTTTACTTACTAAGGCTGCCCAGCAAACGAGTTTAGAATCTAAAGAAGAACTTAAAAATCAGATAGCAGATATGGAGCAACAGCTTAAAAAGCTTAAAAGACAATTATGCTAA
- a CDS encoding alpha/beta-type small acid-soluble spore protein, giving the protein MPEARQALEQFKIEVAQEFGVDDPRSLASNHTGYIVRKLVEMGEQQLIDNNKNN; this is encoded by the coding sequence ATGCCTGAAGCACGCCAAGCTTTAGAACAATTTAAAATTGAAGTTGCTCAAGAATTTGGTGTAGATGATCCCCGATCTCTAGCTTCAAATCATACTGGATATATCGTAAGAAAACTAGTTGAAATGGGTGAGCAGCAACTAATAGATAACAATAAAAACAATTAA
- a CDS encoding radical SAM protein, producing the protein MERYNKITKKKPREIVLLKAFPCAWGKCSFCDYIEDNSKNLEEMIKLNKEVLSKVSGEFKVLEVINSGSCFELPKETLSLIRDIVKKKNIKRLMLESHWIYRNKLEEMKDFMGVPITFKIGVETFDNDFREEILNKHADFKTPGEVSKYFDSPCLMVGIKGQTKEMIDNDISILKKYFKCGTINIYTNNTTNIKKDEKLVNWFMEKYKYLEDDPSVEVLYVNTDFGVGD; encoded by the coding sequence ATGGAGAGATATAACAAAATTACTAAGAAAAAGCCTAGAGAAATCGTTTTACTAAAAGCATTTCCTTGTGCTTGGGGAAAGTGCAGCTTTTGTGATTATATAGAGGACAACTCGAAGAACTTAGAGGAAATGATAAAGCTTAACAAAGAAGTTTTGTCAAAGGTAAGTGGAGAATTTAAAGTTTTAGAAGTAATTAACTCTGGAAGCTGCTTTGAACTTCCTAAGGAAACCTTAAGCTTAATTCGAGATATTGTTAAGAAAAAAAATATTAAAAGACTAATGCTTGAAAGCCATTGGATTTATCGTAATAAGCTAGAAGAAATGAAGGATTTTATGGGAGTTCCTATTACCTTTAAAATTGGAGTTGAAACCTTTGATAATGATTTCCGTGAGGAAATATTAAACAAACACGCAGACTTTAAAACGCCAGGGGAAGTTAGTAAATACTTTGATTCTCCTTGTTTAATGGTTGGAATTAAAGGACAAACAAAAGAAATGATAGATAATGATATAAGTATATTAAAAAAATACTTTAAGTGCGGAACTATAAATATATATACTAATAACACTACGAATATAAAAAAAGATGAGAAATTAGTTAACTGGTTTATGGAAAAATATAAGTATTTAGAAGATGACCCTTCAGTTGAAGTTTTATATGTAAATACAGACTTTGGAGTTGGGGATTAA
- a CDS encoding DUF4309 domain-containing protein, whose amino-acid sequence MKKIFIALIMISVLVSFSACKNAKTSNEMQGNDTNVEKTNKNEQNIDKDSLKDTHKDDSNDVSNQDDKKSQLLKSAYEGKIDGVEFGIGDVGTDIIKKLGEPDQEDYILGGLYFQYGEITFLTNGFDESGEVVSILFSDGTTEVFGINLGMTVKEIEEVLGMPDRTLSLKDNEENELYEGNCATVYDLGKYKLAFIHEGQDIPTKWFELSLKK is encoded by the coding sequence ATGAAGAAAATATTTATAGCATTAATAATGATTAGCGTTTTGGTGAGTTTTTCAGCATGTAAAAATGCTAAAACATCTAATGAAATGCAGGGCAACGATACGAATGTAGAGAAAACCAATAAAAATGAGCAAAATATAGACAAGGATTCATTAAAGGATACCCATAAAGATGATAGTAATGATGTATCTAATCAAGATGATAAAAAAAGCCAGTTGTTAAAATCAGCATATGAGGGGAAAATAGATGGTGTTGAATTTGGTATAGGAGATGTAGGTACTGATATAATAAAGAAATTGGGAGAACCAGATCAAGAAGACTATATTTTAGGAGGATTATATTTTCAGTATGGAGAGATTACATTCCTTACTAATGGCTTTGATGAAAGTGGAGAAGTAGTAAGTATATTATTTTCTGATGGAACTACTGAAGTGTTTGGTATAAATCTAGGTATGACTGTAAAAGAAATTGAGGAAGTCCTAGGCATGCCAGATAGAACTTTATCATTAAAAGATAATGAAGAAAATGAACTTTATGAAGGTAATTGTGCGACTGTTTATGATTTAGGAAAATATAAGCTAGCATTTATTCATGAAGGTCAAGATATTCCGACCAAGTGGTTTGAATTATCATTAAAGAAATAG
- a CDS encoding ECF transporter S component produces MKKIKTLELCIIALGIATNFIGGATALALKLPIYLDTIGTIMIGALLGPIYGMIAGLLSGLISGITTDIYALYFSPVQIITGLMAGLLFRTNLIRKWKMPIGALLVTIPGTIVSSVIAAIIFGGVTSSGSSIIVQVLNKLGLNMALSIFMVQVVTDYLDRFIGIILTYAVLAGLPSSIKNLVRRKEANGEI; encoded by the coding sequence ATGAAAAAGATTAAAACTTTAGAGTTATGTATAATTGCGCTAGGAATTGCTACAAATTTTATAGGAGGGGCTACTGCTTTAGCTTTAAAACTGCCTATATATTTAGATACAATTGGAACGATTATGATAGGTGCACTACTTGGCCCAATTTATGGAATGATAGCTGGACTTTTAAGCGGACTTATTAGCGGTATAACAACCGATATATACGCATTATATTTTTCACCAGTACAAATAATAACAGGTCTTATGGCAGGACTATTATTTAGAACAAACCTTATTAGGAAATGGAAAATGCCAATAGGAGCATTATTAGTTACAATTCCAGGTACTATTGTAAGCTCAGTTATTGCAGCAATTATATTTGGAGGAGTTACATCATCTGGATCATCTATAATTGTTCAGGTTTTAAATAAACTAGGATTAAATATGGCACTGAGTATATTTATGGTACAAGTAGTAACAGATTATTTAGATAGATTCATAGGCATAATTTTAACATATGCAGTACTTGCAGGTCTGCCAAGTAGCATTAAAAATCTTGTAAGGAGAAAAGAGGCAAATGGAGAGATATAA
- a CDS encoding GyrI-like domain-containing protein gives MPQIWDTAWKNGTMDCMTELFMKADYRPAGFLGISAGGRWGNSEEMDYYLAVTTYVDVPECKRVEPFDGMDMFEFPQATWVIFEANGELPDAVQQVYKKFYAEWLPNSGYELDNLPVIESYMQNNRQEVWIAIVKSSNS, from the coding sequence GTGCCGCAGATTTGGGATACTGCATGGAAAAATGGCACAATGGATTGTATGACAGAACTTTTTATGAAAGCGGACTATCGCCCAGCTGGATTTCTTGGAATAAGTGCTGGGGGTAGATGGGGAAATTCGGAGGAAATGGATTATTACCTTGCCGTGACAACATATGTTGATGTTCCTGAATGTAAAAGAGTTGAACCATTTGATGGTATGGACATGTTTGAGTTTCCACAGGCTACATGGGTAATATTTGAAGCAAATGGAGAATTACCAGATGCTGTTCAGCAGGTTTATAAAAAGTTTTATGCAGAATGGCTGCCTAATTCTGGTTATGAGCTGGATAATCTGCCTGTTATTGAAAGTTATATGCAAAATAACAGGCAGGAAGTATGGATTGCCATAGTTAAATCCAGTAACAGTTAA
- a CDS encoding integrase core domain-containing protein, with amino-acid sequence MDSKRIRLLNNSNGSILTKSHRLALSDTLGAEGVLRAINKAKTSRKTDAPIIIHSDRGVQYVSKAYIEATPAGKFIRNYSQKGTPWDNAVIESFHALIKREWLNRFVIRHISHAHELIFEYIEAFYNTQRIHSHCEMSSPYDFEDRSIG; translated from the coding sequence ATGGACAGTAAGCGGATTCGTTTACTTAACAACAGTAATGGATCTATTCTCACGAAAAGTCATAGGTTGGCACTTTCAGATACTCTTGGGGCGGAAGGAGTACTAAGAGCCATCAACAAGGCAAAAACATCTAGAAAAACAGATGCTCCGATAATTATTCACAGCGACAGAGGTGTGCAATATGTATCAAAAGCGTACATTGAGGCAACACCAGCAGGCAAATTTATTAGAAACTATTCACAAAAGGGAACCCCTTGGGACAATGCTGTCATTGAGTCTTTTCATGCTCTAATAAAGAGAGAGTGGCTCAACAGGTTCGTCATAAGGCATATTAGTCATGCTCATGAACTTATTTTTGAATATATCGAAGCATTTTACAATACTCAGAGAATTCACAGTCATTGTGAAATGTCTTCACCATATGATTTTGAGGATAGATCTATTGGTTAG
- a CDS encoding PH domain-containing protein produces MGLLGGIMGNASEVNIKDVNKEYANILAENETIEKSYKLIRDMFIFTNKRLILVDKQGVTGKKIEYHSIPYKSITHFSIETAGHFDLDAELKIWISGTSAPIEKQFNKSLNIYELQSVLATYILR; encoded by the coding sequence ATGGGCTTATTAGGTGGAATAATGGGAAATGCATCTGAGGTAAATATTAAAGATGTAAACAAGGAATATGCTAATATTTTAGCTGAAAATGAGACTATAGAAAAGTCGTATAAGTTAATAAGAGATATGTTTATATTCACTAATAAGAGATTGATATTGGTGGATAAGCAAGGAGTGACAGGTAAGAAAATCGAATATCATTCAATTCCATATAAGAGTATAACTCATTTTAGCATTGAAACAGCAGGACATTTTGATTTAGATGCTGAGTTGAAGATATGGATTTCTGGAACATCGGCACCAATTGAGAAACAATTTAATAAGAGTCTTAACATATATGAGCTGCAGTCTGTATTAGCTACTTATATATTAAGATAG
- a CDS encoding transposase yields MGTKKQYSAEFKQDAVNYYYSSGKSIKEAAEDLKISTTGLNNWIQNAKKNDGVVNHRGSGNYSSDAEKEIARLKKELRDKEDALEILKRP; encoded by the coding sequence ATGGGAACAAAAAAACAATACAGCGCAGAATTTAAACAAGATGCAGTTAATTATTATTATTCATCTGGTAAATCAATAAAAGAAGCAGCAGAGGATCTGAAAATCAGTACTACAGGTCTTAATAACTGGATTCAAAATGCCAAGAAAAATGATGGTGTAGTAAATCATAGAGGCTCTGGCAATTATTCATCAGATGCAGAAAAAGAAATTGCAAGGCTAAAAAAGGAACTAAGAGATAAAGAAGATGCACTTGAAATATTAAAAAGGCCATAG
- a CDS encoding nucleoside hydrolase — MEEKRKVIIDCDPGIDDSLAIMLALSSRELEVLGITIVYGNVPTKLGAENALKVLKFMDRLDIPVYLGQDKPLSREYISAQDTHGMDGLGETNYPLVKDIRPKDGAVDFIIETLNKNKDVSIIALGPLGNIARAIEKDKNVFNNLDEFVTMGGSFKSHGNCSPVAEYNYWCDPHAAKFVYENLGKTIHMVGLDVTRSIVLSPNIVEYIQNLDQKKGKFIKDITRFYFDFHWEYEKVIGCVVNDPLAVAYFINRKLCSGFSTFTTVETEGISIGQTVVDSMNFWKRESNSYVLTEVDHIKFMNMFLSRIFCVNEDEIKPVLDQIMK, encoded by the coding sequence ATGGAAGAAAAAAGAAAGGTTATAATTGACTGTGACCCTGGAATTGATGATTCATTAGCTATAATGCTTGCACTTTCTTCACGGGAGCTTGAAGTTTTAGGAATAACAATAGTATATGGCAATGTTCCAACTAAGTTAGGAGCAGAAAATGCATTAAAGGTATTAAAGTTTATGGATAGATTAGATATTCCTGTATATCTAGGGCAGGATAAGCCTCTTTCTAGGGAGTATATAAGTGCACAGGATACTCATGGTATGGATGGACTTGGAGAAACAAATTATCCTTTAGTTAAGGACATAAGACCAAAGGATGGTGCAGTAGATTTTATTATAGAAACACTTAATAAAAATAAAGATGTTTCAATCATTGCCCTAGGGCCTTTAGGAAATATAGCAAGAGCCATTGAAAAAGATAAGAATGTTTTTAATAATCTAGATGAATTTGTAACTATGGGAGGAAGTTTTAAAAGTCATGGAAACTGCTCACCAGTAGCAGAGTATAACTATTGGTGCGATCCTCATGCAGCAAAATTTGTTTATGAAAATCTAGGAAAAACAATTCATATGGTTGGACTTGATGTAACAAGAAGTATTGTTCTTTCGCCAAATATAGTAGAGTATATTCAAAACCTTGACCAAAAGAAAGGTAAATTTATAAAAGATATAACTAGATTTTACTTTGATTTTCACTGGGAATATGAAAAAGTCATTGGCTGCGTTGTAAATGATCCTTTAGCTGTAGCATACTTTATAAATCGAAAGTTATGTAGTGGCTTTAGTACTTTTACTACAGTTGAAACAGAAGGCATTAGTATTGGACAGACTGTAGTAGATTCTATGAACTTTTGGAAGAGGGAAAGCAATAGCTATGTATTAACAGAAGTTGACCATATTAAGTTTATGAATATGTTTTTAAGCCGCATATTTTGCGTTAATGAAGATGAAATTAAGCCGGTTTTAGATCAAATAATGAAATAG